The Halorhabdus sp. BNX81 genome includes a region encoding these proteins:
- the thpR gene encoding RNA 2',3'-cyclic phosphodiesterase → MSKRLFVSIDLDGLAEAIAAVQDRFEGASGLNFVDPAQAHVTLKFLGDTDPDRLPELTDELTAAVEESGVAPFEARFGGLGAFPSEEYITVVWVGVREGGPAMTALNEAIEDRTVAMGFDPEDHELTPHVTIARMDHAGGKEQVQTVLREADPTVGPLDVSEVCLTESVLTDDGPDYSTLESFEL, encoded by the coding sequence ATGAGCAAGCGACTGTTCGTCAGCATCGACCTCGACGGCCTCGCCGAGGCGATCGCGGCCGTCCAGGATCGCTTCGAGGGTGCTTCGGGGCTGAACTTCGTCGATCCTGCACAGGCCCACGTCACGCTGAAGTTCCTGGGCGATACCGACCCGGACCGCCTCCCCGAACTCACCGATGAACTCACCGCGGCAGTCGAAGAGAGCGGCGTCGCCCCCTTCGAGGCCCGATTTGGCGGGCTCGGCGCGTTCCCCAGCGAGGAGTACATCACCGTCGTCTGGGTCGGCGTCCGCGAGGGCGGCCCGGCGATGACAGCCCTCAACGAAGCCATCGAGGATCGAACCGTCGCGATGGGCTTTGACCCGGAAGACCACGAGCTCACGCCCCACGTCACCATCGCCCGGATGGACCACGCTGGCGGGAAGGAGCAGGTCCAGACCGTCCTTCGCGAGGCCGATCCGACCGTCGGACCCCTCGATGTTTCCGAGGTCTGCCTGACCGAGAGCGTCCTCACCGACGATGGCCCCGACTATTCGACGCTCGAATCGTTCGAACTGTGA
- a CDS encoding tetratricopeptide repeat protein produces MTEEPDDHEFSEGQGFSEPYEGFDLEPPELNVDPDSVDPVDSRVVSDLLDERSIGGDEVDAEELLDVGISYTRIQRFEEATETLERAARYAEDESVAQEAWTNKGAAHAELEEYDAAMGAYREAIEIDPDSEHAATAETNLAYALWESGRSEQALEHAERAVEIDPRFPQAWYNRGFFLLERGLAEEAIDAFDNAIRLGFRNATLLEEKARAHEEVGEDERAEELVEEAEELRQETEEELIDDGAQTELYE; encoded by the coding sequence ATGACTGAGGAACCCGACGACCACGAGTTCTCGGAGGGCCAGGGCTTTTCAGAGCCTTACGAGGGGTTCGACCTCGAACCGCCGGAACTCAACGTCGACCCCGACAGCGTCGACCCGGTCGACTCCCGCGTCGTGAGCGACCTCCTCGACGAGCGATCGATCGGCGGGGACGAAGTCGACGCCGAGGAATTGCTCGACGTCGGCATCAGCTACACCCGGATCCAGCGTTTCGAGGAGGCGACCGAGACCCTCGAACGCGCCGCCCGCTACGCCGAGGACGAGTCGGTCGCACAGGAGGCCTGGACGAACAAGGGCGCCGCTCACGCCGAACTCGAGGAGTACGACGCCGCGATGGGGGCCTACCGGGAGGCGATCGAGATCGATCCCGACTCCGAGCACGCCGCGACGGCCGAGACCAACCTCGCGTACGCGCTCTGGGAGTCCGGCCGCTCCGAGCAGGCGCTCGAACACGCCGAGCGCGCCGTCGAGATCGACCCCCGATTCCCGCAGGCGTGGTACAACCGCGGCTTCTTCCTGCTCGAACGCGGCCTCGCAGAGGAAGCCATCGACGCCTTCGACAACGCCATCCGGCTCGGGTTCCGCAACGCGACCCTCTTAGAGGAGAAAGCCCGCGCCCACGAGGAAGTCGGCGAGGACGAACGCGCCGAGGAGCTCGTCGAGGAGGCCGAAGAACTCCGCCAGGAGACCGAAGAGGAGTTGATCGACGACGGCGCACAGACGGAACTCTACGAGTAA
- a CDS encoding SGNH/GDSL hydrolase family protein: protein MQLEAFPSVSLHNVAELAPADWTNGGGHLQRVPRSVAANLNVMARDRVQSPTGSEIRFVPKNDDATVEVTLSAAGETTVQPFWGPFQGAEPFEIGPDPSTHTFSVPDRVRNLDPAAAEDAAYDTRICRLRFDAWSRVALHDVAGDARPPRDAELPETRYLAYGTSITEGALSNPHLAYVATAARQLGVDPINLGMAGSAYCEPAIADHIAGREDWDVATIAVSVNMSNRGFTVEQFRESADQLLDTVADAHPEKPIAAISLFPYHADVVAGDDPERAAAYRETLETLVTESAHDNLSFIDGSKLLSVPGLMDDILHPGDAGMVEIGHNLADELAPLVE from the coding sequence ATGCAACTCGAGGCCTTTCCGTCCGTGTCTTTGCACAACGTCGCCGAACTCGCCCCGGCCGACTGGACCAACGGCGGCGGCCACCTCCAGCGGGTCCCGCGTTCGGTGGCCGCGAATCTCAACGTCATGGCCCGCGACCGCGTCCAGAGCCCGACGGGCAGTGAGATCCGATTCGTTCCGAAGAATGACGACGCGACCGTCGAGGTGACGCTCTCGGCCGCCGGCGAGACGACCGTCCAGCCGTTCTGGGGCCCGTTCCAGGGGGCCGAACCGTTCGAGATCGGCCCGGACCCCTCGACGCACACCTTCTCCGTCCCGGACCGCGTCCGGAACCTCGATCCGGCGGCTGCCGAAGACGCCGCGTATGACACCCGAATCTGTCGACTCCGCTTCGACGCGTGGTCCCGTGTCGCACTTCACGACGTCGCCGGTGACGCTCGTCCACCCCGAGACGCAGAACTCCCCGAAACCCGGTATCTCGCTTACGGCACCTCCATCACCGAGGGGGCGCTCTCGAATCCACACCTGGCGTACGTCGCCACCGCCGCTCGACAGCTGGGCGTCGATCCGATCAACCTCGGCATGGCCGGCTCGGCGTACTGCGAACCGGCCATCGCCGACCACATCGCCGGTCGCGAGGACTGGGACGTCGCCACGATCGCCGTCTCGGTCAACATGTCGAATCGGGGATTCACTGTCGAGCAGTTCCGTGAGAGCGCCGACCAGCTGCTCGATACCGTCGCCGACGCACACCCCGAGAAGCCGATCGCCGCCATTTCGCTGTTCCCGTATCACGCCGACGTCGTTGCGGGCGACGACCCCGAACGGGCGGCGGCCTACCGGGAGACGCTTGAGACACTCGTCACCGAATCGGCCCACGACAACCTTTCGTTTATCGACGGCTCGAAGCTCCTCTCGGTGCCCGGGCTGATGGACGACATCCTTCACCCCGGCGACGCCGGGATGGTCGAGATCGGGCACAACCTCGCCGACGAACTCGCGCCGCTGGTGGAGTGA
- a CDS encoding nucleotidyltransferase domain-containing protein, translating into MTNDRADPSVEGSVDIEGIRRYLAETDVAFAVLFGSFATGSSRDSSDVDVAVQFPAAMTPKERFHRRNRIDAELQAYADRFVDVSDIENLPLPVVRRALQDGIRLVGDQEDIDAYRGRIEAEYETSAAKRKRERQEFIDRLAKGEL; encoded by the coding sequence ATGACGAACGACCGTGCGGACCCCTCAGTCGAGGGTTCCGTGGATATCGAGGGAATCCGACGGTATCTCGCGGAGACGGACGTGGCCTTCGCAGTGCTGTTTGGGTCGTTTGCCACCGGCTCTTCTCGTGATTCTTCGGACGTCGACGTTGCCGTTCAATTTCCAGCGGCGATGACACCGAAAGAGCGGTTCCATCGGCGAAACCGCATCGACGCCGAACTGCAGGCGTATGCTGACCGGTTCGTCGACGTGAGCGACATCGAGAACCTCCCGCTGCCTGTCGTCCGTCGCGCACTTCAGGACGGCATTCGACTTGTCGGTGATCAGGAAGACATCGACGCGTATCGCGGGCGGATCGAAGCCGAATACGAGACCTCAGCTGCCAAGCGGAAACGTGAACGTCAGGAGTTCATCGACCGGCTTGCCAAAGGAGAGCTATAA
- a CDS encoding DUF424 family protein, giving the protein MTDDEGTDVPADAKLLLTERETEEGLLVSVCDKAVLGETFEDGELSLAVTEEFYGGDPASAEAVAASLARCDTANLVGETAVGVAIEEGFVDEANVLDIDGTRHAQLLWM; this is encoded by the coding sequence ATGACCGACGACGAGGGAACGGACGTGCCGGCGGATGCCAAACTCCTGCTCACCGAGCGCGAGACCGAGGAGGGCCTGCTCGTTTCGGTATGCGACAAGGCCGTCCTGGGCGAGACCTTCGAAGACGGCGAACTCTCACTTGCGGTGACCGAGGAATTCTACGGCGGCGACCCCGCAAGCGCCGAGGCGGTCGCCGCGAGTCTGGCCCGGTGTGACACAGCGAATCTCGTCGGTGAGACAGCCGTCGGGGTGGCTATCGAGGAGGGATTCGTCGATGAGGCGAACGTTCTCGACATCGACGGGACCCGTCACGCACAGTTGCTGTGGATGTGA